In Phoenix dactylifera cultivar Barhee BC4 chromosome 1, palm_55x_up_171113_PBpolish2nd_filt_p, whole genome shotgun sequence, the genomic stretch CCAAAGATGAGAAATCTTCTATAGCTGCAGAAATGGTAGATAAGAAGGATAACACTCTAGAAGGTGACGAGCCAACTTTGGTTGAGACCTCCAAAGAATTCGATGTTGTTGGTGACATTTCTGGAGTCTCATTAGCAGAGGAGAAAACATCTGGTGGTACCGAAATGGTTCAGGAGAAAGATGAGAAAGAGAAATCTCCTAAAGGTGCTGAAACGATTAATGAAAAGAAGAATGAAGCTTTGGAAGGTGCAAGGAAGACTCTTGGTGAAACTTTTAAAGAGCATGATATGGAGGAAAAGAATGTTATCTCTGCATCTGCTGCAGAACCAGTTGATGATTCTGAGGAGATTGAGAAGGATAAGGAACTTGCAAAAGATATTGCAGAGACTGGGAAACCTGATGATGGAAACATAGTTGAGCCCTCCAAAGATGGTGATGTCACAAAGCAAGACAAGGAGGCCCCTAAACAAGACGTTCGTAAAGCTTCTCGACACCATTCAAGTAGCATATTatcaaagatgaagcatttgatTGTCAAGGCAAAGAAGGTGATCCTTGGTAAATCACCAAGTTCAAAGACCATGTCAGCAGGAACCAACGATGACATTGAAGTGAAGTAATAGAGCAGGAGGTTTCTTCAGTTTAAAAAGGTTGTGTCATTTGTTATAGGCTCTTGCAACATATATGTTCTAAAGGTCATTCTTGCATCCACATCCTGCCTGCGCTGGTGTGCCTTCCACATGGTGCCCAGTGAGAGAGAAAATATGTGTGTGAATGGATGAACAGAAATGCAATTAGGAGGATTGAGCTAATGGGGCAATGACACTTGCAGGGAAAGATTTATTGAAATtgtgcctcttggcttgatggtaGAAATGATGAATTGAACAGTATCAGTTCAGTGTAGTGTTATTTATTTCTCGGGATGGTGTGCTTTTGTGTGGCTTGGTTATATTTTGGTTGTGTTTATAGACCTGGCGAGACATTCTTTTTGTTGATTATGCGTGTATTGTTCAGTCTCATGAATAATAATCAACGTATActtgatatatattttgtaaCTTATTGTGATGCAACTGCATTGTGGTGATACGATAAAGATGCCTGAATTCAACATCATGTTAATGGGAGAGTGTTCCAGTGATATAATCATGAGCATGTTGGTTTCCTAAGTTAATGCATCAATGCAAGTCCACTGACCCAAGCATGAAGGCAATAACGTCCAACAATTGTATAAAATGTTCATGAAATGATGTTAATTCCATGTTAACCTCGTATGTCGATATATCCACTTTCATGTCattatcacatgcatgtttcaaCATGCATTAGTCAGCATTACCTTTAGAAATATATACGTAATCCTCAAGTAATCCGTCAGACAAGAAATTGGGTTCCAATATGCAAATGGTATCAGATGATGGTACTTTCCAGTTCCATACCTCTATGGAGACCTGCAAGAGCATGTGAACGACGTCCGCTAATAGCTATTGTCAATAGAATAAAATTTATTCTTTCATTGTTCTTGTACATTATGCTATAACCATGAGCCAAATTGTCTCCAAGTATAAATCAGAACAAAGGAAAGTGAAGAGCAAAAAATTAGATAATAATATGATCTCACGGCTTGTCTAGGAATTTATCCTTCTGTTTTTAATGAGAAAAAGGGATGGGGAGATACATTAATATTCTTTCAGATATATTCAAGTTGATAAAAATGAAGCCTATATTCTTTCAGATACACTTAATTCTTGAAACAGAGGATTATTGCTTTGTTAGAGCCAAGAGGAAATGCATAATTTCTAAATATGGGAAAGAGGAAAAAGCTCAAGTAGCTAAAACATAAAAGATTTAGAGAAAATTTTAATGTAAAATTCAGGCCAAGTCAACTTTCAGAAGGATGTATGATGAGGCAACTGCTGACTCCAGAATGGCGACAAAGACTTTATGATAGAATTTATCTTAGACAAATACATGTAGAATTTTCTTTGACGACGTAGATTAAGAACACCATAGTGGATCGAGTAGATTACATacaaaaattatgctaataattgaTGCTAGAACAATTGGAAGTGACAGCTGACTAGCTGTGTATGGATGTTAAAAGTTTGGTCAAGGTATGCTTACAACCCTAGTGCATCTGCACCAGCCATAAAATATCTGCAAAATTACTGCATTTCTGTGAACAAAGAATGTTTGGGATGTTTTGTTTAATTGACAAGCAAGAAATATAACTAATTtcctatttatattttatttatttggaaATCTTTGAGAAACTCGATGAGTTGCCGCCATTTATAGTCGATTATAGAACCTCTCCATAGAGGAGAGGGGTGCCAAGGGGCTGAGATAACCATGGTTGGCTACATTGAATTAGTATTTTATAAGGCATATAATGCTAATGCCTGGGTGTGTTAGAGAAGTAGCAATATTGAAGTAACAGGGGCATCATAAGGTTTGCATGACCATTTCCTTTCTGCAGTTTAAGTAACCAACCTGAGCTTACTTAACTGTGAGATGATTGATGAGCTTGACTTCATTACAGGAACCAGTGATTTAAAAGATTGACTTACAATTCTGTTCAGAAAAGATAGGACAGAATAAGGGAAGATGACTAAGCACCAACTACATATTCCTCTCACTTATGCCCTGAAAAATTGACCTAATGCTTTGCCAACCATTATATAAGATTCTAACTTTAATAGTAACCAAAGAGATTTTCACATCTGCCATTTCCCTTTGAATATTTAAATTACGCACCTGCTCTGAAGAGTATATTTACTTTTAAGTTTCAGAGCACATTTAGCACATAGCATGTAATCTCGTTCTTTGATATTATTTTGCATATTTAATGAGGTCATTGGCAAATTCCAGAGAGATGACAGAAGTACATTTATGCAATAGGTAAGAAATACATTAGGTACCAACATGGATGGCAAGGCAATCAACTGCATCATGTGTAGTGATCATTTCTCAAGTGGACCCGCATGCAAGgcctatataatttttttcattttcagagTAGCCTCTCTTATCATTTCCAAAAGAGATTCCTCTTACATCAGTTAAACAAggaaaaaatttcttaattagATGAGCCTTCATCTATCTTCTTCTGTTTTCCACCGTCCCATGGCCTAAATCAGCACTTCCATCCAAGTTCTGTTCATCCGCATCCCTGCCACAGCAGTCTATCATACCTCACCTCCTGCAAAGGTGAACTGAGTCTCCATGCAATTCCTATGGAGTAGCAAATACTTTTATGATTATAACACCCATCACCTGGCCAACATTCATCAGTTTTTCTTCTATACATCTCCCTAAAGCTTACTAGCCTTGATTTGTGGTAACATACTTTTGTTTGCACCTATCGATGACCATCACAATGCACATCTATGCTACCCCACAATTCCACAAAGGCATCCTTGATCCTACTTGATGGATGGGATGTCTCTTATGTTTGAAAAGGAGCAAAAGCAGCAGCTGGGAAGTCGGCAAAAGTGGGTGCAAATGGATTGATGATTACCAGAATTTATAGAGAAGGCGAGAGTCAAACAGCTTAGGACAAGACTATCCAGCTGCCTCACTGAATTGCTCTTAAGCTACGATTGGTATGCTTGAATGGCCATCTCAAAGCCCAGTGAcaaccaaagaaaagagaatTGCATGTGCCAAAGGAAACCGATTAAGTAActtaaaatgaaaaacaaaatcaaactGGCATGTCATACTGAAGTACATTCAGGAAAGGGAACGATCTCTGTGAATATAAGCAACTTAAACAGGGTGCTGCAATCAGATTAAAAGCAACAGCTTTTTCCGACACTCATCGACCCCCCTCTTAAAAGTGAGCCAACACCAGCAATCCAGCTAAAATGTATTTGTCCTTCCTTAAGGCGAAAAAACATAGACATAAGCAACAAACCTGATCATATCTATTTGTAGTCAGGTTCACAGGTCCAACGCCACCACTGGATCTCATCTATATCCTTCAAAATGGAATCAATTTCTTAATTGGTCCCTGCTCTCTGTCCCTAATATTCTCTCATCACCCCTCGATACTTCAACCTCAGGACTCTGCATGAAACTGAAATTGCTACTATTTATCAGGATGGCACATCTAGGGTGAAACTGTAATAACCATGTATCAAGAAGAGATCAAAAATTGTTCGGCATTTGTATGCATTTTTCAACGGTATATATACATTGCAACAAGTGGCATGTGATCTATAATAATCACTCGCCATACCTTATAATTTACCGTTCTTAACTACTAAAAGCAGCTAACGGGTATTTCTGTTTATGTTATTCATCTGGATAAAATGCAATCATTGGTTTATCATTCACAGATTCACAGACCCAATAAAAGAATTTCTAGAAAGTGATTCAAGAAAATTTACATCAAGCACCGAAAGCTCTAAGCAAAATTACTTTATTGAAAGATTATAGGTTGTTACATCAAGTCAGAAATGCTTACAGAGGTGGAAACAACTCTTTCTATAGTACACTCTGAAAGCTCATCCTCCCTGACACGTGGTCACTGCATGGATCCCGCAAATCTCAATTTACAAAACTCTGCACGTTATGCCCACCCTGCTACTGAAAACCGAAAGGTTACTTCTAGGTACCATGAAATGTCTTGTATCAAAAAGTGAATTTCCACATGGTGGAAGACTTCAGTTGGGTTGCATCTTTCATAGAAATTTTGCAAGCAATGCCCATCTCAATCAGGCAGTGTCCATAAGCTTTTGTCCACTGTAGCCTGCAATGATAGAGAAGTCAGGATATAGTACTTCACTGAAGTGCTTACCAATACCTAAACATTTCTGAACTCACTTTTTGTGCAATCCCATTTTCAGAGATATGGTGGAGATGTCCATTTTCCCTGGCATGCTGTGTTTTATTACTCATTTTCACCAAAAGCAGTCCGTTAAAATGGTTTCTTCACTGCCTGACAGCAAGAAACACTATCAATTAATTGGGAGGGTATGATAAATTTGACAAGATACATCGATTAAGTAGGCTGTGAACCTAAGACATTAAACTATTAAAGATGGTACAATTACTTTGCAAGAAAATGTGGGTTGAGGAAAAATGTGCATACCTGATCAGGAGTCTGAATCTGTGAGTCATTGATGCCTGATCCATGTAATGCTTCTATGTTTTGTTGCTGCTGATCTGCAGAAATTGCAGTAGGCGCTGTGTCTGAAGCCGAAATTGGACAAGTTGTTGGGACTGTAATCTCAGGCACTGAGTTTGCTGTAAAAGAAGGCCCTGATAAAGAACCAAATGGAGATGGCCGAGGAATCGACAAAGGGCCACCCTGAACTGGGACTCCAAACATCTGATGGTTGACAGATCCAGGCATGCCATGCAAGCCCAGCGACACTGGAATTGAGGAGCAAGGGAACTGCGGTCCATGCACTGGTGGCATAGGGATCATCGGGCAACTGGGGGAGCCATTTATGTCATACATTCCCATTCCATAGCCAAATCCGATACCCATTCCCATCCCTACACCCATTGGCGAGTAACGAACCATGGCTGGTGCATGCATATGTTGCATACCATGAGGCAGCAACATTGGAGGCATGCATAATCCGCTACTCATGGACAAGATCTGTGttcgaagaagaaaggaaatttTTCAGCAAGCGGATCACATTGAGAAAAACCTAAGAAGTAGAACATGCATGACCACAAAGCATTTACCTGAACTTGCATCTGAAGTGTTTTAAGATACTCAATGGCCTCTTCAAGCATTGAAGCTTTGTCCGCCTTCAAAATTGTGTGATTTAAAACGACACAAGCTCTTTCATGTCAGCTACTGTATTGATAACATCAATCATACTGGCTTAAGAAAAAAGTATGTTACCTTATTACAATTGGGTATAAGCTCTTGTAGTGCACGCATTTTCTCATTGATCCTATCCCTTCGCCTCTGTTGATACGAAACAAAAATTATACATAGCGAATTTAAATTACCAGTTCAAATCAAAAGATAACAATTTCAAGCTAAGAATACAAGTTGTCATGTGCACTCACTCTTTCTGATAAATTATGTACTTCTGCAGCGCGACTTCTCTTTGCACCCATCCCTCGTCCGGTTGCGGGTTTTCTTAAGTCCACCGACACATCTTCAAAATCCTATATGGAAACAATCAGTCAAAAGAATTTGTCGAAAGAAGCTCCTGTGCAAGAAATTACATAGGGTTCTCTATCTCCAACTTACTTCACTCTGGTATCCTGATTCTTCTCCTTCACGACTTTTCCTCTTATCTCCCTGCTTAGGATCGTTAGATGCTGCTCCTGCACTATTAGCTGAACACACAGAAGAGGATGCAACAGCTACTTCAGGAGCCTTTTCAGTTTTGTGCCGCCTTAAGGCCGCACTTGCCGCGACACTTGAGCTAGCAGGTTGATCGGCAGGTTTACTACAATTGTTATGAAGGATATTTGAATCATTCTTCCTTGAAGCATCTTGTTGACAAATAGCCTCTGAATGCTCGACAGGAATCACCTCTTGGGGAAGCTTGACAGGTGACCGCAACTCCATCCCGGGAGGAACTGAAACTGATTGGCCTTGAACCCCTGTAGCACTCTCGAAAACACAAGCAGACTCGATCAACGTTGACTCCACAGTATTAATATTCAAGGGAGCAGACGCCTTCTCATTGGTTCTCTTTCCATCAACACCATGGAGATTGGCCTTAGCAAGCATAGCGGGTCTTGAGAAATGGGAGAAATTCAGCATGCCGCCATTCAGCTGCGGTGGCTTGGCACTTGAAGGATTTTGGTTCTGCAAATGAGTTCTAGTGCTATCACCGATCCCAGTGTCTGTAGCTCTTGATTTGGAACTTGGAGCTGAACTCTGGCAATGCTGTGAGAATTGAAACAATTGGCTAGTCCTAACCCTACTAGGCTCCGAACTCTCTGCAAATGCTTTCAAAGCATGCTCATGTTCCGCACTGTGTGAATTCCTGATATCTTGGCCTAAGCCGCTGCTTCCATCGGCAGCTGTGCGCTTGTTATAAGCAGAAGGAGAATTCAGATTGGCCCCTGGGAATTCATTCAAGAACTCCGAGCAGTAATCATTCTGGAGCGCATCCTTTGGGAGTGGTTCCTCAATGGGAAAACTGATCCATGGGACCATAtcatcatcttgagcatcgatacCAATATCAGCAGAAGGTCCCGAAGGCGAGAAGTCATTAACCATTGGTTCCATTGCGTCAAACCGTGAAGCCCTCGGATTGCCGGCATCCCTTCCATCCTTCTCACGAACTCCAGCAGCCTGGGAAGAAAAGGTGGTGGGTAAGGAGCTCTTCTTAGGCCTACTGGAGTGGCTCTGCATCACAATCTGGCCATTCTCCCACAGTAGCTCAGCAAATTCGTGATCAGGCCTTAATTCCCAAACCATGAACATAATGTTTCAGAACAAGTATAAATGAGTGAAACTAAGAATAAGCCATTACATGAAGAATTAAATGATTCACAAAAAggaattaaaaagaataaaaccgATAGGATAGAACAAATAATGGGAACAGAGAATAAGGCAAGCCCACTTACATGGTGAATAGATCAGCCGAGCAATTGTTCGCTCTTGATTGTGTCGCTTCCGGCTTATCCTTTGTTGCATACTGATGGTATTGGGAGAGAGGCATGATTTCAAAAGCTCATGAAACTTTTTCAGTTAGACTCCAGAGCCAGATTGGGACTATAACTAGAGTGCTGAAATCTACGGCTCGCTCCTTAGATTACCCAAAGAAGAAGATTAAATTCTCCTCGCAGCCTATTAGACCCAATCTAATAGCACTGAAAAGTTAAAAACCACGTAACGCCACTTGAAGCTTTCCAGCGAGAACATATGCTGATGCAGAGAATTTCCAACCAAGAGTCAATatttctttccaaaaaaaaagatcattttTTCTGACTTGGAACACTGATAAAAAACAAAGATAGAAATCtagatcttcttcttcctaggGAAATCTCCAAATTGCATCAAAATCCAATCTTTTTGGTACTTTCCAACAGGGAATCAACCCactgaagcaaaaaaaaaaaaaaaaaaagattcaaacCAAGAtgtaatctctatcacaataaaACCAGTAAAGGCAAAAGCTCATCAAGCAAAAAAGTCTAAATCCAGCTCTTCCTCGAGGAGGAGTCTCCCAATCCCCCCCAACGAAATCACCAAAGGGAACATAGAAGGAACAGAGTACCCATTTCCCCCGCTCCACTCCCTGATGCCTTCACAGCTTTTTCTCAGCAGAAGTTCCTCTTCAATTGGAACAACAAGATGGTCTCCGCACAGACTTTCGAGAAAAGATCAAATTTTTCTCACAAGCTTCGGGCTCATCCTCAGGAtccaaagaaaattaatttagtGGGGCAAGAGAAAAAGTTGATGCTAAGGTTAAAGATCTCATCTTTTCCTTCCCTTTTCCTCCCGGCAGCAATGATCGGCTAAGGGACCAACCAGAGTTCTTATCCTTCCCATGGCCTAAACTTGTTCCTGGCGACTGGAACTTTCTAGAATAAAAGGATAAGATTCACTGTCCTTATTCTGAGCATTTGACCACTATAAAAAGTTACCAGTAAAAGGAAAACAATTGATAAATATACTCCTCTGTTGTCTCCCTCTGCGCAATTATTTTTAGGAGAGAGTGCGGTCTTGGATCCAAATAAATCACGGCTGTTCTAGCCCCGTTTGGGAACGGGATAAGAATTTCTGAAATAATTTTCACCCATCTGCGATGGATGCAAATAGCTCTGAAATAAGAAAGGATCAGTAGGAATAGGGCAAAATGGTCACTTGGGTGATAGCAATTATTAGAGTATTAGTAATTATCACCCGAGTATTGAAAGTACTCTTTGGATCCTTTCTCAATAATGGGATGGTGATTTTGATGGGATTGGGCAAGTTGTGTAGCAGATTTCTTTAAAATGCTATTGTCagcataatttaaaaaattaataataatctgcaccatcataatatattttttttaattaacacgatttaatattaatttatattattttttattagtatgattttattaaaataattttaaaaattatataacaaTTTGTATTAAttagtaatattttttattattagtaTGAtcctatattaatatatattatttttttgtatagAGCCTGTATGCAAGCATACATAATCTCTGAATATGATAGAACATAAAAATAACAATGATGAGAAATTAATGAAGATAAATTGGAACAAAGTGTTGAGAGCTGTTGGGACAAAAAAAAATGGCTGTTTCGAAATGAGTACCATGAGCAAGTTAGTGGCTGCTACTAATGC encodes the following:
- the LOC103720128 gene encoding transcription factor PHYTOCHROME INTERACTING FACTOR-LIKE 15-like isoform X1, whose protein sequence is MPLSQYHQYATKDKPEATQSRANNCSADLFTMPDHEFAELLWENGQIVMQSHSSRPKKSSLPTTFSSQAAGVREKDGRDAGNPRASRFDAMEPMVNDFSPSGPSADIGIDAQDDDMVPWISFPIEEPLPKDALQNDYCSEFLNEFPGANLNSPSAYNKRTAADGSSGLGQDIRNSHSAEHEHALKAFAESSEPSRVRTSQLFQFSQHCQSSAPSSKSRATDTGIGDSTRTHLQNQNPSSAKPPQLNGGMLNFSHFSRPAMLAKANLHGVDGKRTNEKASAPLNINTVESTLIESACVFESATGVQGQSVSVPPGMELRSPVKLPQEVIPVEHSEAICQQDASRKNDSNILHNNCSKPADQPASSSVAASAALRRHKTEKAPEVAVASSSVCSANSAGAASNDPKQGDKRKSREGEESGYQSEDFEDVSVDLRKPATGRGMGAKRSRAAEVHNLSERRRRDRINEKMRALQELIPNCNKADKASMLEEAIEYLKTLQMQVQILSMSSGLCMPPMLLPHGMQHMHAPAMVRYSPMGVGMGMGIGFGYGMGMYDINGSPSCPMIPMPPVHGPQFPCSSIPVSLGLHGMPGSVNHQMFGVPVQGGPLSIPRPSPFGSLSGPSFTANSVPEITVPTTCPISASDTAPTAISADQQQQNIEALHGSGINDSQIQTPDQAVKKPF
- the LOC103720128 gene encoding transcription factor PHYTOCHROME INTERACTING FACTOR-LIKE 15-like isoform X3, producing the protein MEPMVNDFSPSGPSADIGIDAQDDDMVPWISFPIEEPLPKDALQNDYCSEFLNEFPGANLNSPSAYNKRTAADGSSGLGQDIRNSHSAEHEHALKAFAESSEPSRVRTSQLFQFSQHCQSSAPSSKSRATDTGIGDSTRTHLQNQNPSSAKPPQLNGGMLNFSHFSRPAMLAKANLHGVDGKRTNEKASAPLNINTVESTLIESACVFESATGVQGQSVSVPPGMELRSPVKLPQEVIPVEHSEAICQQDASRKNDSNILHNNCSKPADQPASSSVAASAALRRHKTEKAPEVAVASSSVCSANSAGAASNDPKQGDKRKSREGEESGYQSEDFEDVSVDLRKPATGRGMGAKRSRAAEVHNLSERRRRDRINEKMRALQELIPNCNKADKASMLEEAIEYLKTLQMQVQILSMSSGLCMPPMLLPHGMQHMHAPAMVRYSPMGVGMGMGIGFGYGMGMYDINGSPSCPMIPMPPVHGPQFPCSSIPVSLGLHGMPGSVNHQMFGVPVQGGPLSIPRPSPFGSLSGPSFTANSVPEITVPTTCPISASDTAPTAISADQQQQNIEALHGSGINDSQIQTPDQAVKKPF
- the LOC103720128 gene encoding transcription factor PHYTOCHROME INTERACTING FACTOR-LIKE 15-like isoform X2, with product MPLSQYHQYATKDKPEATQSRANNCSADLFTMPDHEFAELLWENGQIVMQSHSSRPKKSSLPTTFSSQAAGVREKDGRDAGNPRASRFDAMEPMVNDFSPSGPSADIGIDAQDDDMVPWISFPIEEPLPKDALQNDYCSEFLNEFPGANLNSPSAYNKRTAADGSSGLGQDIRNSHSAEHEHALKAFAESSEPSRVRTSQLFQFSQHCQSSAPSSKSRATDTGIGDSTRTHLQNQNPSSAKPPQLNGGMLNFSHFSRPAMLAKANLHGVDGKRTNEKASAPLNINTVESTLIESACVFESATGVQGQSVSVPPGMELRSPVKLPQEVIPVEHSEAICQQDASRKNDSNILHNNCSKPADQPASSSVAASAALRRHKTEKAPEVAVASSSVCSANSAGAASNDPKQGDKRKSREGEESGYQSEDFEDVSVDLRKPATGRGMGAKRSRAAEVHNLSERRRRDRINEKMRALQELIPNCNKADKASMLEEAIEYLKTLQMQVQILSMSSGLCMPPMLLPHGMQHMHAPAMVRYSPMGVGMGMGIGFGYGMGMYDINGSPSCPMIPMPPVHGPQFPCSSIPVSLGLHGMPGSVNHQMFGVPVQGGPLSIPRPSPFGSLSGPSFTANSVPEITVPTTCPISASDTAPTAISADQQQQNIEALHGSGINDSQIQTPDQ